The sequence CGCGGCGGCGAATGGTCGGGCCAGGCCTTCATGTGCTCGCGCGACAAGGAATTCACCATCCGCGGCACCGAGGATTGCCTGGCACGCGGCTATGACCGCACCGGCTATTTCGAAGTCGATACCGGCGAGCAGCGCGCCTGGACGGTGCAGCTCACCGATGCCAACGAACAGCCGGCGCAGCAGCGCGTGCCTGGCCTGCCCGGACCGGTTGGCCCGGGCGGCGTTCCGGGTTTGCCCAATGTCCCGCCCGGTGCTACGCCCCCGGGCTCGCCCGGCCTGCCACCCCCTTCCGGAAATAAGCCATGAGGCGTCTTCGCCGTATCAAGATTCTTGCGACCCTGGGACCTGCCTCTTCAGATCTCGCAATGATCCGCCGCCTGTTCGAGGCCGGCGCCGACCTGTTCCGCATCAACATGAGCCACACCCCGCATGACAAGATGCGGGAGCTGGTGGCGACGATCCGCAATGTCGAGAGCAGCTACGGCCGCCCGATCGGCATCCTGGTCGATCTTCAAGGCCCCAAGCTCCGGCTCGGCGCCTTCGCCGAAGGCGCGGTCCAGCTCCAGAACGGCCAGACCTTTACCCTCGATTCCGACAAGGCGCCGGGCGATGCCACGCGCGTCCATCTTCCGCATCCGGAGATCCTGGCCGCGCTCAGGCCCGGCCACGCGCTGCTGCTCGACGACGGCAAGGTGCGGCTGATCGCGGAGGAGACCTCGAAGGAGCACGCGGTGACGCGCGTCGTGGTCGGCGGCAAGATGAGCGACCGCAAGGGCGTCAGCCTGCCCGACACCGACCTGCCGGTCTCGGCGATGACGCCCAAGGACCGCGCCGACCTCGAGGCTGCCCTGGTCACCGGCGTCGACTGGATCGCGCTGTCCTTCGTGCAGCGCGCCGACGACGTGATCGAGGCCAAGAAGATGATCCGCGGCCGCGCCGCCGTGATGGCCAAGATCGAGAAGCCGCAGGCGATCGACCGCCTCGCCGACATCATCGAGGCCTCCGATGCGCTGATGGTGGCGCGCGGCGACCTCGGCGTCGAGCTGCCGCTGGAGCGCGTGCCGAGCCTGCAGAAGCAGATGACGCGGATGGCGCGCCGCGCCGGCAAGCCGGTGGTGATCGCGACCCAGATGCTGGAATCAATGATCCAGTCGCCAGTGCCGACCCGCGCCGAAGTCTCCGACGTCGCCACCGCCGTCTATGAGGGCGCCGACGCCATCATGCTGTCGGCGGAATCGGCCGCCGGCAAATTCCCGGTCGAGGCGGTCTCGACCATGAACCGCATCGGCGAGGAGGTCGAGCGCGACCCGACCTATCGCTCGGTGATCACCGCCCAGCGCCCGACGCCGGAATCGACCGCAGGCGATGCCATCGCCGACGCCGCGCGGCAGATCGCCGAGACGCTGGACCTGC is a genomic window of Bradyrhizobium sp. CB1717 containing:
- a CDS encoding DUF1036 domain-containing protein — encoded protein: MIAESPRFPLRLLARLVPVLAVALLCLWASPASADFRLCNNTSSRVGIALGYKDAEGWTTEGWWNISSRSCETLLRGTLVARYYYIYAIDYDRGGEWSGQAFMCSRDKEFTIRGTEDCLARGYDRTGYFEVDTGEQRAWTVQLTDANEQPAQQRVPGLPGPVGPGGVPGLPNVPPGATPPGSPGLPPPSGNKP
- the pyk gene encoding pyruvate kinase, with translation MRRLRRIKILATLGPASSDLAMIRRLFEAGADLFRINMSHTPHDKMRELVATIRNVESSYGRPIGILVDLQGPKLRLGAFAEGAVQLQNGQTFTLDSDKAPGDATRVHLPHPEILAALRPGHALLLDDGKVRLIAEETSKEHAVTRVVVGGKMSDRKGVSLPDTDLPVSAMTPKDRADLEAALVTGVDWIALSFVQRADDVIEAKKMIRGRAAVMAKIEKPQAIDRLADIIEASDALMVARGDLGVELPLERVPSLQKQMTRMARRAGKPVVIATQMLESMIQSPVPTRAEVSDVATAVYEGADAIMLSAESAAGKFPVEAVSTMNRIGEEVERDPTYRSVITAQRPTPESTAGDAIADAARQIAETLDLPALICWTSSGSTAVRVARERPKPPVVAITPNIAAGRRLAVVWGVHCVVAEDARDQDDMVSRAGQIAFRDGFVRAGQRVIIVAGVPLGIPGTTNMVRIASVGPEGDANI